A stretch of the Verrucomicrobiales bacterium genome encodes the following:
- a CDS encoding sigma-54-dependent Fis family transcriptional regulator — protein MRSRILLIEDDPGAGTALQKVIKAEGYEVDWVTRGEDALRRVAEQGYQLVVTDLKLPGLSGLELVRRFHASHPKLPLILMTAHGTTETAIEAMKFGAFEYLTKPFEVEELLSVVAEGVASSLKMSEPVPLGAQGSEVRGLVGRSRPMQVLYKEIGRAAATSATVLIRGATGTGKELVARAVYQHSDRSDRPFVAINCAAIPQSLLESELFGHERGAFTSAAVQRIGRFEQAQGGTLFLDEIGDLPLDTQVKLLRVLQEKAFHRVGGDRLLTADVRVIAATHRDLDAAIQQKDFREDLFYRLSVVTIRVPTLSERAEDIPELVKHFIQKYAPELDIASPSIQSEALEALSRHPWPGNVRELENVVRRSLLLARPLAVSAAHVRQALTTSSQTGAPAALPHAAYVQQLLDRAVNGELVDVYWRMVRELEIELFTQAMQRADGNQTKAARWLGITRLKLRERLAEWERS, from the coding sequence ATGAGATCCAGAATTCTGCTGATCGAGGATGATCCAGGTGCCGGGACGGCCCTTCAGAAAGTCATCAAGGCTGAGGGCTACGAGGTGGACTGGGTAACACGGGGAGAGGACGCGCTGCGGCGGGTGGCAGAGCAGGGTTACCAATTGGTGGTGACGGATCTCAAGCTTCCCGGGCTGAGCGGGCTCGAGTTGGTGCGTCGTTTTCATGCCTCACATCCAAAGCTGCCGCTGATTCTCATGACGGCTCACGGCACGACGGAAACCGCGATCGAGGCGATGAAGTTCGGTGCGTTCGAGTATCTGACCAAGCCCTTCGAGGTTGAGGAGTTGCTGTCCGTGGTGGCGGAGGGGGTTGCGAGTTCTCTGAAGATGTCCGAGCCGGTGCCGCTGGGGGCGCAGGGATCGGAGGTGCGGGGCTTGGTCGGGCGCAGTCGGCCGATGCAGGTGCTCTACAAGGAGATTGGTCGGGCGGCGGCGACATCCGCCACGGTTCTGATCCGCGGGGCGACCGGGACCGGCAAGGAGCTGGTGGCCCGAGCTGTTTATCAGCACAGTGATCGGTCGGATCGGCCGTTCGTGGCGATCAACTGCGCCGCGATCCCGCAATCGCTGCTGGAGAGCGAGCTGTTCGGACACGAGCGGGGCGCCTTCACGAGCGCGGCGGTGCAACGCATTGGCCGCTTTGAGCAGGCTCAGGGCGGGACCTTGTTCTTGGATGAGATTGGTGATCTGCCATTGGACACCCAAGTAAAACTTCTGCGCGTGCTGCAGGAGAAGGCGTTTCATCGTGTGGGGGGAGATCGGCTGCTGACGGCGGATGTCAGAGTCATTGCGGCCACTCATCGCGATCTCGACGCGGCGATCCAGCAGAAGGACTTTCGCGAAGATTTATTTTATCGGCTCAGCGTGGTCACGATTCGGGTGCCGACGCTCAGTGAGCGGGCTGAAGATATCCCGGAGTTGGTGAAGCACTTCATTCAAAAATATGCTCCGGAGTTGGATATCGCCAGTCCATCCATTCAATCTGAGGCACTGGAAGCGTTGTCGCGTCATCCTTGGCCGGGCAATGTGCGGGAGCTGGAGAATGTGGTTCGTCGATCCCTGCTCCTGGCGCGTCCTCTGGCGGTATCAGCCGCCCATGTCAGGCAGGCCTTGACTACTTCATCCCAGACGGGCGCACCCGCTGCGCTTCCGCATGCCGCCTACGTCCAGCAGTTGTTGGATCGCGCGGTCAACGGGGAGCTGGTGGATGTGTATTGGCGCATGGTGCGGGAGTTGGAAATTGAGCTGTTCACGCAGGCGATGCAGCGAGCCGATGGCAACCAAACCAAAGCCGCTCGCTGGTTGGGGATTACCCGACTGAAGCTGCGGGAACGGCTGGCGGAATGGGAGAGGAGTTGA
- a CDS encoding CotH kinase family protein, with amino-acid sequence MKNRFLSTTWFLPLALCWLSLSAMRPHAQPARDADRPPQGPGRDEPPGPGGFGGPGGPGGPPGGPQEEQKLVGRFDQDGDKRLNSVERKAAMEFLKQEEAAGRGRRGPRGPRGGPQREQTPVTKGRALKPSDVKTYPAADIYDPAAFRTFFLEFEDADWEKQMTAFKNTDVELIAKVTVDGKVYPDVGVHFRGMSSFMMVGEGRKKSLNLSFDYVKEDQRIGNYRTLEFLNSHSDPSFLRTALASEISRAYIPAPKVNFVEVVINGESWGVYVNAQPFNKDFIRDAYKTTKGARWKVPGSPAGRGGLAYLGDNIEDYRKIYTLKTKEDSKVWKDLIRLCQVLNETPADQLEKALEPLLDIEGALKFLALDNALVNNDGYWIRTSDYSIYQDLTGRFHLIPHDLNETFMRPESPRGPRGRGQRPPNAPDVGAAPTPQAPAAPTAPAPRGVELDPLVAASDASKPLASKLLAVPALRQRYLGYVRDIATEWLDWKKLGPIAERYHAQIAEAVHADTHKLNSTEAFEKSLTDDTAGEAGGPPGGPGGPGGPGGPGGPGGRSTIGLKKFADERRAYLLKP; translated from the coding sequence ATGAAAAATCGATTCCTCTCCACCACTTGGTTTCTACCGCTCGCCCTCTGCTGGCTCAGCCTCAGTGCGATGCGTCCGCATGCCCAACCGGCCCGCGATGCCGATCGACCACCGCAGGGACCCGGACGGGACGAACCTCCCGGGCCAGGCGGCTTTGGAGGCCCAGGGGGACCCGGTGGACCGCCCGGCGGACCCCAAGAAGAACAAAAGCTCGTCGGACGCTTTGATCAGGACGGTGACAAGCGGTTGAATTCCGTGGAACGGAAAGCCGCGATGGAGTTCCTGAAACAGGAGGAGGCGGCCGGTCGCGGTCGTCGAGGTCCTCGGGGGCCTCGCGGCGGCCCTCAGCGGGAGCAGACGCCCGTAACGAAAGGACGCGCCCTGAAGCCTAGCGATGTCAAAACCTATCCCGCCGCCGATATCTATGATCCCGCCGCATTTCGAACTTTCTTTCTCGAGTTCGAAGACGCCGATTGGGAAAAGCAGATGACCGCGTTCAAGAACACCGATGTCGAGCTGATCGCCAAAGTGACCGTGGACGGCAAGGTCTACCCGGACGTGGGGGTTCACTTCCGCGGAATGTCCTCCTTCATGATGGTAGGCGAAGGACGGAAGAAATCTCTGAATCTTTCCTTCGACTACGTGAAAGAAGATCAACGCATCGGCAACTATCGCACTCTGGAATTCTTGAACTCTCACAGCGATCCCAGCTTCCTGCGCACCGCCTTGGCGAGCGAGATCTCCCGCGCATACATTCCCGCACCCAAGGTCAACTTTGTCGAAGTGGTGATCAACGGCGAATCCTGGGGCGTTTACGTGAATGCGCAACCGTTCAACAAAGATTTCATTCGCGATGCCTACAAGACCACGAAGGGAGCCCGGTGGAAAGTTCCCGGCAGCCCGGCAGGTCGGGGTGGACTGGCTTATCTCGGCGACAACATCGAGGACTACCGCAAGATCTACACGCTAAAAACGAAGGAGGATTCCAAGGTATGGAAGGATTTAATCCGTCTATGTCAGGTTCTCAACGAGACGCCCGCCGACCAGTTGGAAAAGGCACTCGAACCCCTGCTGGATATCGAGGGAGCGCTCAAATTCCTCGCCCTGGATAATGCACTCGTCAACAACGACGGCTATTGGATTCGGACCAGTGACTACAGCATCTATCAGGACCTTACCGGACGCTTTCACCTCATCCCTCATGACCTGAATGAAACGTTCATGCGTCCAGAATCGCCTCGGGGGCCGCGCGGGCGCGGGCAACGCCCCCCCAACGCTCCGGACGTCGGTGCCGCGCCTACGCCTCAGGCCCCCGCCGCACCGACCGCCCCCGCTCCCCGGGGAGTGGAACTCGACCCATTGGTGGCGGCCAGCGACGCATCCAAGCCCCTCGCCTCCAAACTGCTGGCCGTTCCAGCTCTGCGCCAGCGGTATCTCGGCTATGTGCGTGATATCGCCACCGAGTGGCTCGACTGGAAAAAGCTCGGGCCGATCGCCGAACGTTACCATGCTCAGATCGCTGAGGCGGTCCATGCCGACACCCACAAACTCAACTCCACCGAAGCCTTTGAGAAGAGCCTCACCGACGACACCGCCGGTGAAGCCGGAGGGCCCCCAGGTGGACCAGGTGGACCAGGTGGACCAGGTGGACCAGGTGGACCAGGTGGACGGTCTACCATAGGGCTCAAAAAGTTCGCCGACGAACGTCGTGCGTACCTCTTAAAGCCTTAG